The following is a genomic window from Nitrospira sp..
CCGGTCACCGGATCGCGGTACTGCGACCCACGCGGACCGACGACGATGGCACCGTACAATCCGTTGCGCGGATTCAGCACGATGTTGCCGCCGTCCCACACCAGCGACGTCGTTTCCTTATTGGAAGGATGCGCGTAATAGGTGTAGACGCGGCCCTCGCCCGGAGCCACAGTCTGCTCGCCGGCGTTGTTGCCGACATTCAGGCCCTGGCTGTCCTTCGGATCGAAAGCCAATCCCGGCGCAAAGAACGACGCCCGGCTCGCCTTCATCTTGTTCTTCAGATTCACCTTGATACAATCGCCCAGGTTGACACGCAGCGTCAGCGGATTCGGAGTCAATCCACTGGCCACGGTCGTGGCTTCCTCTTCCAGCGCGAAGATCTTGCCTTCCGGCATGGTCATTTCGATCTTCCGCTCGAAGTCCACCTCGATTGCGTCCGGCGCCTTCGGATGGAGCTTCATCGGGCGATCCAACGCCACGACGTTGAAGCTCTTCACCGGAGCATTGGCCGGGCACACCGAGCTGGGAGTGGCGGGAATCCCGAGGGGATTGGTCCCCTTGGGCAACGGCTTCAGGTCCGCCGTTTCCTTATCGAGCACGCGCACGATACCCCATCCACCTTCGGCGAAGTGTGACGTTCTGCCGTTGAAGTGAATGTAGTCGCCCGGCATGCCCTGGAATCCGCCCGCCTTGGTCACGAGGTCATACCGCTCGGCGATCCCGACGTGAATCGAGTTCTTCCGGTTGGCATCCGCCGCATACCGTTCCGTGAGGAAGGTGTGGCCGGCGATCGTCCAGACGTGGGATTCGTTCATCAGCTGGTGCAACAGGCGGAACACCATGGTGTCGCCCGTGTACGCCCGCAGGAGCGGGGTGCCCGGATCCCCATGGATCGCGCTGCTGAACAGCTTCGACGTATCAGGGTTGTTCGAGAGGCGCTGCGCAAACGGAGCCGCGCGGAAGTTGAACCCGCTGCCGGTCGTATGCGTCCCGCCGTTGATGTACTTGTTCGGCGCGTTCAAGATCTTATCGGGCATCTGGAACGACACCGTCTTGCCTGCTTCCAACGCCACTTCGATCGGCTGTCCCGGAGGATTGCCGGCTTCGATGACGTTCACCGTGTGCGGCACCGTGTCGTGGATGGAAACCATCAACTCACGGAAGCTGCCGCTGACACCGGCACCGATCGGCTCGTTGCTATGGATGTCCGCGATCGGACCGCTCCACACCAGCTTGCCGTTCTTCGGATCGTGATAGGTGGACCCGAACGGCTCCACGATCGTCACGCCGAACCCGCCATGCGGCCAGGTCGTCGCGCCGAACGCGTGGTCATGCCAGAACACGGTCCCCATATCCACGTCTACCCACCACCGATACCGCACAAACTCCGGCGACACGAGGTCGTTGGCCGGATGGTTGTTCTTCAACGGCTTGAAGAAGGTCACCTGATCGCCCTTGATCTCCTTGATCCGGGCGACTTCGGAGCAGCTCTTATCCCGCGGCAGTGACGCCGTGGCATCGTTGCCCTTCTCCAAACAATCCATGCCCACCATCAATTCGGTGTTCACATGGAACTTCGAGGCACCCGGCGCCATCTCGATCTTGATGGAAGAGGCTCCGGCCTTGGCTCCGCCGACGATCTTGGCGACCATCGGAGCGGGCAAGCCGTGCTTGGTCTTCTTCCCCCACATTGTGAAGGGGCGCACGGACATTTCGTACTCCATCCCGGAAATGACTCCGTCCGAGTTCCCTGTATCGAACTGGAAGAAGTGAGGATGGATGTTGATCTTGGACGACTGGAAATTCGTGTAGTCGTCGTCGTCCCACTCGCTGGTGAGCACCAAGTCCACACAGTCATACACGTTGGCGCGAATGACCGCCGGGAGCTTGAGATCGTCGTTCGCTCTGGTCAACCGCTCTTCTTCATGGAGCAAGTAGATCAGACCGTCTTTATCCACCATGGCCGGCTCTTTCCCCTGCTTTTTGGCAAGAGTGATCGGCATGCGGACAAAGTGAATGTTGTAGAACTTCCGGTTCGCATTCACCGGGCAGAGACTCCAACGTCCCTGTTCGCCAGGAATGGCTGGCTCGGAGGTCCGCTCGCCATTGGCATCCTGGTGGATCGGCTCCAGCCAGGGGGCGCCACTATGGTTCGCGGAGAACGGCACACGCTTGCCGAAGTGCGGCTTGAACAACGGCCAGGCCATCTTGCCCGTGGTCGGGTCGAAGAGAATAGCCGGTCTGGTGCTGTCATCCCACTTGGCTGCCCATGGATACTTCGGATTTGCGGCGGTGCTTTCCCGCTCGCCGCGGGCGATGTTGCCGTCCCACTTCCAGTCCCACACCGTCGAATCGTAGGCCATGATCTGGCCCTTCTCGTCGTTGGTGTGGCCCGGTTGACCCTGGGCTGGCACGAACATCTCGACCCAATCCTTGATATTCACCACCACCGGATCGGATTTCCAGTTCGTCTTCTGGCTCTTGTCGACGATCTGGAAGGTCTTGCCGAACCAATCGACAGTGGTGCCGATCAGCTTGTCCGACGAGACGCCCTGCTTCATGCGGCCCACACGCTCCGGCAACTCACGCATATCCGGCATCGTGTCGGTATGCGCCGCGCCAACTTGCAGCGTGTTGTAGAACCGGCCGTACCCCCACATGCCCGCGACGTAGTGATGCGCCACATGACAGTGATAGAGGAACTCGCCGGCCAGATGCTGACAGCCACCGCCGCCGCACTCAGGCTCCAGGTCGAGCGCTTCTGACGGCCCGATGACTTCCACGTCCACCCGATCGGACTTGGTCCGAATGACCGGATATTTCACCGGACCATCCTGACCCATCGCCCACAGGGTGTTGGGTTCGGTGCCAGGGCTGCGCTGCCAGCGGATGGTTCCGCTATGAGGATGATGGGAGTGAAACACTTCCGATCCACCATGCACCACCCGCCACTTGACCGGGTCACCCATGTAACCGCGCGCCACCGTGGTGGGAGGATCGCCGAAGGTGTACGCACTGTACGCCATCGACTCATCCTCGAATCCAAAATATTCATGCTGCAAATGCATCTGATCGATGCCGAACGGCTCGCTGCGATAGTTGATCGCGCGACCGCCTGGGCGGTACGCATCCGTCAGCGGATCGCGCTGCGGCAAGAAGTCGCCCTTCTTGTTCAGCGGACGGAACGCTTCATCGCCGATTTCGTGATAGAACAGCACGAATTCGCGGAAGTCCGGTCCAGACCCGTTGTCGATCATGACCTGCCATCCGCTGTCGGTCTCGGGCGCGGCGCCCGTGCCGAGCGGATCGAGGTATTTGGAGCCCTTCGGCTCAACGATGAAGGCACCGAAAAGACCCAACACCGTCAATTCGCGGTCATGGCTCCAGGAGTGGAACTGCCGCACACCTTCCTGCATGCTTGGATAGATGTACCATTCGAATTCCTGCGTCTTGCCCGGCGACACCACCGTATCGGGGTTTGTCGTCGTGGCGGGCTTTCCGGTCGCGCTCACGATCATGCTGGAGGCCTGGATGACCAAGCTGCCATCCTCACCTTCCATCTGATTGCGCAACGTCATCTTGACGCAGTCGCCCTGATTGGCGCGGAGCACCAACGGCTGAATCGCATCGCCCTGGTTTCCAGTCGTAACCGCGCCCGGATCGAACCCATCCTTCTCGCGGGCCTCCTTATTCTTGGCCTCTTCCGCGCGAACCTTATCCAGGTCGTGGGTATGGGCATACATATACCCAGGATAGAAGTCGAGCCAGCGATTCAACGAGACTTCCACGTTGATCATCGAGACATCAAACTTCTTGACCGGGGCATTGGCCGGGCACTTGCCGCCGGACGACAAGACCGGCT
Proteins encoded in this region:
- a CDS encoding hypothetical protein (Evidence 4 : Unknown function but conserved in other organisms; MaGe:77308820); this translates as MRVFQLQSQRQRRRSRLSLMLHSVLLTGSLVATPWLFAAGPAEPLHDGHATPVAMPGWTQQLKGQTVVENAMEGRAGNAEKMEMQHHRLMEKLGNQAKKDAQATPTSGAFNDMSMMHQYMGQDGSSFLLMSDPGKGEPVLSSGGKCPANAPVKKFDVSMINVEVSLNRWLDFYPGYMYAHTHDLDKVRAEEAKNKEAREKDGFDPGAVTTGNQGDAIQPLVLRANQGDCVKMTLRNQMEGEDGSLVIQASSMIVSATGKPATTTNPDTVVSPGKTQEFEWYIYPSMQEGVRQFHSWSHDRELTVLGLFGAFIVEPKGSKYLDPLGTGAAPETDSGWQVMIDNGSGPDFREFVLFYHEIGDEAFRPLNKKGDFLPQRDPLTDAYRPGGRAINYRSEPFGIDQMHLQHEYFGFEDESMAYSAYTFGDPPTTVARGYMGDPVKWRVVHGGSEVFHSHHPHSGTIRWQRSPGTEPNTLWAMGQDGPVKYPVIRTKSDRVDVEVIGPSEALDLEPECGGGGCQHLAGEFLYHCHVAHHYVAGMWGYGRFYNTLQVGAAHTDTMPDMRELPERVGRMKQGVSSDKLIGTTVDWFGKTFQIVDKSQKTNWKSDPVVVNIKDWVEMFVPAQGQPGHTNDEKGQIMAYDSTVWDWKWDGNIARGERESTAANPKYPWAAKWDDSTRPAILFDPTTGKMAWPLFKPHFGKRVPFSANHSGAPWLEPIHQDANGERTSEPAIPGEQGRWSLCPVNANRKFYNIHFVRMPITLAKKQGKEPAMVDKDGLIYLLHEEERLTRANDDLKLPAVIRANVYDCVDLVLTSEWDDDDYTNFQSSKINIHPHFFQFDTGNSDGVISGMEYEMSVRPFTMWGKKTKHGLPAPMVAKIVGGAKAGASSIKIEMAPGASKFHVNTELMVGMDCLEKGNDATASLPRDKSCSEVARIKEIKGDQVTFFKPLKNNHPANDLVSPEFVRYRWWVDVDMGTVFWHDHAFGATTWPHGGFGVTIVEPFGSTYHDPKNGKLVWSGPIADIHSNEPIGAGVSGSFRELMVSIHDTVPHTVNVIEAGNPPGQPIEVALEAGKTVSFQMPDKILNAPNKYINGGTHTTGSGFNFRAAPFAQRLSNNPDTSKLFSSAIHGDPGTPLLRAYTGDTMVFRLLHQLMNESHVWTIAGHTFLTERYAADANRKNSIHVGIAERYDLVTKAGGFQGMPGDYIHFNGRTSHFAEGGWGIVRVLDKETADLKPLPKGTNPLGIPATPSSVCPANAPVKSFNVVALDRPMKLHPKAPDAIEVDFERKIEMTMPEGKIFALEEEATTVASGLTPNPLTLRVNLGDCIKVNLKNKMKASRASFFAPGLAFDPKDSQGLNVGNNAGEQTVAPGEGRVYTYYAHPSNKETTSLVWDGGNIVLNPRNGLYGAIVVGPRGSQYRDPVTGADISQKNAWRADVIVDTSLTENAGKRNYRDVALFFQDEDNIIGTAFMPYVQNVAGLTSVNYRAEPYKFREEQGCSLGKIFQPCAVDKPEDPVTPLIEAHAGDALRIHVIGANSEQNGMFGVEGHEWPIEPYMPGADMISVVEYAGSEVLDVFIRGGAGGPYRQVGDFVWSNARLPYTQSGQWGYLRVLPAGDSRIQPLGAAGMGAKQAEVEPAVKAIPTAMK